A region of Toxorhynchites rutilus septentrionalis strain SRP chromosome 1, ASM2978413v1, whole genome shotgun sequence DNA encodes the following proteins:
- the LOC129761147 gene encoding uncharacterized protein LOC129761147, whose product MDTCKPSSTPMVTGLQLQKSSKEEKLDKPYRELIGCLTYLMVTTRPDISAAVSHFSQFQCNPSQEHLSHAKRILHFLKGTTQRGLVYKRVETAKQIIGFADANWATDSSDRHSVSGYVFQIYGATTSWSTRKQRTIALSSTESECSALVDCICESMWICKLFKELNILDKDAVIIFEDNQSAIAIAESEAPSKKLKHTDVKLQFIKECVMERKVTIQYLSSNQQPADMLTKGLVPAIFNKHCSTLGIQK is encoded by the coding sequence ATGGACACTTGTAAGCCATCATCAACGCCAATGGTCACCGGCTTGCAGTTGCAAAAGTCATCGAAAGAAGAGAAACTTGACAAACCCTACCGCGAGTTGATAGGCTGTCTCACCTATCTAATGGTAACCACGCGCCCCGACATCAGTGCTGCTGTATCACATTTTAGCCAATTTCAGTGCAATCCTTCCCAGGAACACTTGTCTCATGCCAAGAGAATATTGCATTTCTTGAAAGGAACGACGCAACGCGGCTTGGTTTACAAgagagtggaaacagcaaagcAGATAATTGGCTTCGCAGACGCAAATTGGGCAACCGACTCTAGTGATCGCCACTCCGTTTCGGGGTATGTATTCCAGATATACGGAGCCACCACATCCTGGAGTACTCGCAAGCAAAGAACCATCGCTTTGTCGTCTACAGAATCCGAGTGTAGTGCCTTGGTCGACTGCATTTGTGAATCGATGTGGATTTGCAAGTTATTTAAGGAGTTAAATATACTGGACAAAGATGCCGTCATTATTTTCGAGGATAACCAATCCGCTATTGCAATAGCAGAATCAGAGGCACCGTCTAAGAAGCTGAAACACACAGACGTCAAGCTACAGTTTATCAAAGAGTGTGTTATGGAGCGTAAAGTGACAATACAGTATCTGTCGAGCAACCAGCAACCCGCTGATATGTTGACGAAGGGTCTGGTTcctgcaattttcaacaagcaTTGTTCTACCTTGGGAATTCAAAAGTGA